A DNA window from Arachis hypogaea cultivar Tifrunner chromosome 18, arahy.Tifrunner.gnm2.J5K5, whole genome shotgun sequence contains the following coding sequences:
- the LOC140181490 gene encoding serine/threonine-protein phosphatase 7 long form homolog, translating into MPSDRYDDRVEAHLRFTGFYHASQIGIVQCQKALVNALVERWHPDTHTFHLPVGECAVTLEDVALILGLSTNGLPVTGMTISSFEALEAECLHQFGVAPRKSDCRGSCIKLKWLRDLKERLQLTDENSIQRYVNIGQYSWGSACLTHLYRALCRASRYDCKEINGPLTLLLVWAFIRMPYLASVLREPRSFPLANRWRNWERGDRRFRFITLAHFRQAFDDLQEGWVAYAVDRVDPDIIPAEIYMHSVVWSATVPLVSFECIEWHATDRFRRQFGFVQGVSHQEQNLDKAHGEVLTGSKNLNWATATSHSVWVMQWTNMYHHVLTELPMSPQNPLDIYMDWYRNKYGHHLRLSDLVVQEKDGGDQVMNDVVEGNEANEENDALGEEQLPHSPPPPPPPPPPEEQPQSSSQYVPQTQFTSSYPIHQ; encoded by the exons ATGCCCTCGGATCGGTATGATGATAGAGTGGAGGCGCATCTACGGTTTACTGGTTTTTATCATGCGTCCCAGATTGGAATAGTCCAATGTCAGAAGGCGCTGGTGAATGCTTTAGTCGAAAGGTGGCATCCAGATACACATACCTTCCACCTTCCTGTTGGTGAATGTGCTGTGACGCTGGAGGATGTGGCCTTAATTCTCGGTCTTTCGACGAACGGTCTTCCAGTCACAGGGATGACTATTAGTAGTTTTGAAGCCTTAGAGGCGGAGTGTCTGCATCAATTTGGGGTTGCACCAAGAAAGTCAGACTGTAGAGGGAGCTGCATAAAACTGAAATGGCTTCGTGATCTGAAAGAACGTTTACAGTTGACTGATGAAAATAGTATACAGAGATACGTGAA TATCGGGCAATACAGTTGGGGTTCGGCATGCCTAACCCACCTTTACAGGGCATTATGCAGGGCATCTCGTTATGACTGTAAGGAGATCAATGGTCCACTCACACTGTTGCTCGTTTGGGCTTTTATCCGAATGCCATATCTAGCATCGGTTCTGAGGGAACCCCGCAGTTTCCCCCTTGCAAATAG GTGGCGCAACTGGGAGCGTGGAGACCGACGCTTTAGGTTTATTACACTTGCTCACTTTAGGCAGGCATTCGATGATCTTCAAGAAGGCTGG GTTGCTTATGCTGTGGATCGCGTGGATCCGGATATAATTCCTGCTGAAATTTACATGCATTCGGTTGTATGGAGTGCTACAGTGCCATTGGTTTCTTTTGAATGCATTGAGTGGCATGCTACTGATCGGTTTAGGCGACAGTTTGGTTTTGTTCAGGGAGTTTCTCATCAGGAACAGAATCTGGACAAGGCACATGGGGAAGTCCTAACTGGGTCTAAGAATCTTAACTGGGCCACAGCAACAAGTCATTCAGTTTGGGTTATGCAATGGACAAACATGTATCATCATGTTCTTACTGAGCTTCCAATGTCTCCACAGAATCCCTTAGATATTTACATGGACTGGTACCGTAATAAATATGGCCACCACTTGAGGTTGTCGGATCTTGTCGTTCAAGAGAAGGATGGGGGTGATCAGGTCATGAATGATGTGGTTGAAGGGAATGAGGCGAATGAAGAGAATGATGCTTTAGGTGAAGAACAGTTACCACATTCACCGCcacctccaccaccacctccaCCTCCCGAAGAACAACCTCAGTCCTCAAGCCAATATGTACCTCAGACGCAGTTTACCTCATCATACCCAATCCATCAGTAG